In Legionella spiritensis, the following proteins share a genomic window:
- a CDS encoding AraC family transcriptional regulator → MKQAIAANYLSSLEKCLESFGVRHFLKSLGFDDKRVHDPQAFLTLEEFTRIVHAAYEQSQCAYLGLFFGQNITIVNHGFLGYAAMTSPTMGAAIQIMLRYLNTRTSLLQIDLHDAGPDKFFMELVLVPLEPLITRFIVEMVMMHIVKMRTFLINKTVPCLRIDVDYQQPSHADYYYRMLQTDVHFNSDSNRLWLAADELNYPVNFADDVSYQQARQQLQAVSDQLAAQEDLPSRIQMILLRDNLLDSSMEKVAAQLCMSSRTLRRHLQRCGISYQELVDSVRQQKAETFLRNNTMSVTEISFLLGFNDTSSFSKAFKRWTSYTPSDYRQRFMVP, encoded by the coding sequence ATGAAACAAGCAATCGCCGCCAATTACCTGTCTAGCCTGGAAAAATGCCTCGAATCCTTTGGTGTCCGGCATTTCTTAAAAAGTCTTGGATTTGATGACAAGCGTGTTCATGATCCGCAGGCTTTTTTAACTCTGGAAGAATTTACCCGCATTGTCCACGCTGCTTACGAACAAAGCCAATGCGCTTATCTGGGATTGTTTTTTGGTCAAAATATAACCATAGTGAATCATGGATTTTTGGGTTACGCGGCGATGACCAGCCCGACTATGGGAGCCGCCATCCAGATTATGCTGCGATATCTCAATACCCGTACCAGTCTGTTACAAATAGATTTGCATGATGCCGGCCCTGATAAATTTTTTATGGAACTGGTGCTTGTCCCTCTTGAACCGCTTATAACACGTTTTATTGTTGAAATGGTCATGATGCACATAGTCAAGATGAGAACTTTTCTAATCAACAAAACGGTTCCCTGTTTACGTATTGATGTGGATTATCAACAACCTTCCCATGCGGATTACTATTACAGAATGCTGCAAACGGATGTGCATTTTAATTCCGATAGTAACCGGCTCTGGTTGGCGGCTGACGAATTGAACTATCCGGTAAATTTTGCCGATGATGTCAGCTATCAGCAGGCGAGACAGCAACTACAAGCCGTATCCGATCAACTAGCAGCCCAGGAAGATTTACCCAGCCGTATACAAATGATTTTATTGCGTGACAATTTACTGGACAGCAGCATGGAAAAAGTAGCGGCGCAATTGTGTATGTCGTCACGGACCTTGAGAAGGCATTTGCAGCGTTGTGGTATTTCCTATCAGGAACTGGTTGATAGTGTCCGGCAGCAAAAAGCGGAAACGTTTTTAAGAAACAATACGATGTCTGTGACGGAAATCAGTTTTCTACTGGGGTTTAATGACACATCCAGTTTTTCCAAGGCATTCAAGCGCTGGACTTCCTATACCCCATCCGACTATCGTCAGCGTTTCATGGTTCCGTGA
- a CDS encoding efflux RND transporter permease subunit yields MTFPEHCIRRPVFTIVLTLLLVISGLLYFKKLPVRHLPNIDRPIITIITIFDGASPDLVEKEITIPVENVLGSIAGVDTIRSTSLLSKSRVKVEFQLGVDINEVVSEIRNKMSALQPKLPEGSQPPTVSKNDDEANPVAVIGFHDPNKNALEITDYISRHVKPRLQEIQGVGEVVFHGAREYAVKISLDPVKMAARNITVAAIKKTLAQQNIDVPSGQIKSKNRFYTVVTHARLKEVKHFADLVIAKRKHHLIRLGEVAIIKVGSENEDNRLRINGKPAVGLAILAQSTANPVDVAHAVNEELSAMRPTFPVGFQANVMFDSTQFIQESIHEVYKTFLEATLFVGLVVFLFLGSLRAAIIPIITIPICLIGVFGPMYWFGFELNTLTLLAMVLAIGLVVDDAIVILENCHRHMQSGLPAIQAAIRGSNEITFALIAMTLTLGAVYAPMGFVEGFTGKLFLQFGITLALTVILSGLVALSLSPMMCSRLLKKDSSAYALWLDRNLDKLSATYHNCLKASLRKPIRLIAILLASTTVGLFCYAHLGAEIAPIEDQSYIIGPVNSPTNASTAYTDHYTRQLEALYEAVPEKMAYLVSVHPTSAFTLLKLVPWKQRSRTQKAIGDSLMDKMQNIPGISVFPVNPNPLGHSSASSSQLSFAVMGNTSYKRLNEISNNLVKILDREPLLKHVKNHLALDSEQIDIEINRQLAADLGVNLADVAELLSTMLGGSNPVNFNYDGQAYKVILQLQQSQRADTSVLNKLYVQSNRGRMIPLSSLIKINNSIGPDTLPHLNRMRSASITAELTPNTRTSQVVPVVERILNDNLPEDIQYRFTGAVKDYLESSGSSLIAFLLALLFIYLVLAAQFESFIDPLIVLLSVPLCLVGAVVALYCFGGSLSIYSNIGMVTLIGLVTKHGILITEFANQQLQQGQSKRNAILHSAKVRLRPILMTTLAMILGALPLAMAFGAGAESRQQLGIVIIGGMIVGTIFSLFVVPFAYLLLSRRKTGTALVTVVKAGHHTHHAADRTITGRS; encoded by the coding sequence GTGACTTTTCCGGAACATTGCATTCGTCGTCCGGTTTTTACTATTGTTCTGACGTTATTGCTGGTCATCAGCGGTTTGCTGTATTTTAAAAAACTACCGGTTCGTCATTTACCGAACATTGATCGCCCCATTATCACCATTATCACCATTTTTGACGGCGCAAGTCCGGATCTGGTTGAGAAGGAAATCACCATCCCTGTAGAAAATGTACTGGGCAGCATCGCCGGGGTGGATACCATTCGCTCAACCAGCCTGCTCAGCAAAAGCCGGGTTAAGGTCGAATTTCAATTGGGCGTGGACATAAATGAAGTGGTGAGTGAAATCCGCAACAAGATGTCCGCCTTGCAACCTAAATTACCGGAAGGCAGCCAGCCTCCCACCGTCAGTAAAAACGACGACGAAGCCAACCCGGTTGCCGTCATCGGCTTTCACGATCCCAACAAAAACGCCCTGGAGATTACTGATTATATTTCACGGCATGTCAAACCACGATTGCAGGAAATCCAGGGTGTGGGTGAAGTCGTTTTTCATGGCGCCCGGGAATACGCCGTCAAAATATCCCTTGATCCCGTAAAAATGGCCGCGCGAAATATCACGGTCGCAGCCATAAAAAAAACGCTCGCCCAGCAAAACATTGATGTGCCCAGCGGCCAGATTAAAAGTAAAAATCGTTTCTATACCGTGGTGACTCACGCAAGGCTCAAGGAAGTCAAGCACTTTGCCGATTTGGTTATTGCGAAACGCAAACATCATCTGATAAGGCTTGGCGAAGTAGCCATCATCAAGGTGGGCAGTGAAAATGAAGATAATCGGCTGCGTATTAACGGCAAACCTGCCGTAGGATTGGCAATTCTTGCACAATCCACCGCCAATCCGGTAGACGTTGCCCACGCGGTCAATGAAGAACTCTCGGCCATGCGCCCAACGTTTCCAGTCGGTTTTCAAGCCAACGTGATGTTTGACTCCACCCAGTTCATTCAGGAATCCATTCACGAAGTTTATAAAACGTTCCTGGAGGCCACGCTCTTTGTCGGGCTGGTTGTTTTCTTATTCCTGGGAAGCCTGCGTGCCGCCATTATTCCTATAATTACCATCCCAATCTGCCTGATTGGTGTGTTTGGCCCCATGTACTGGTTTGGCTTTGAATTAAACACCTTGACGCTTCTGGCCATGGTACTTGCCATCGGTCTGGTTGTGGATGACGCCATTGTTATCCTGGAAAACTGCCATCGCCACATGCAATCCGGGCTACCGGCCATACAGGCGGCTATCAGGGGCAGTAACGAGATCACATTCGCCCTCATCGCCATGACCCTTACTCTGGGCGCGGTCTATGCACCCATGGGATTTGTTGAAGGATTTACCGGCAAACTGTTTCTGCAATTCGGGATAACACTCGCCCTCACTGTTATCCTGTCCGGCCTGGTCGCGTTGAGCCTATCCCCCATGATGTGCTCCAGACTCTTGAAAAAAGACAGCAGTGCTTACGCGCTCTGGCTTGACAGGAATCTTGACAAGCTCAGTGCAACTTATCATAACTGTCTGAAAGCGAGTCTGCGAAAGCCGATCCGGCTTATCGCCATCCTTCTCGCAAGCACGACAGTCGGTTTGTTTTGCTATGCGCATCTGGGTGCGGAGATTGCGCCCATTGAAGATCAATCCTACATCATCGGGCCTGTCAACTCCCCGACTAACGCCAGTACTGCCTACACCGATCACTATACCAGACAACTGGAAGCACTTTATGAAGCAGTGCCTGAAAAAATGGCGTATCTTGTATCGGTGCACCCAACATCGGCTTTTACACTATTAAAACTGGTTCCCTGGAAACAGCGTTCCCGAACTCAAAAAGCGATCGGTGATTCCTTGATGGATAAAATGCAAAACATTCCGGGAATCAGTGTTTTTCCCGTTAATCCCAATCCGCTCGGGCACAGCAGCGCCAGCAGCAGTCAGCTCAGTTTTGCAGTGATGGGCAATACGTCTTACAAACGTTTAAATGAAATCAGCAATAATCTGGTCAAAATTCTGGACAGGGAACCTTTGTTGAAACATGTGAAAAATCACCTGGCGCTGGACAGCGAACAAATAGATATCGAAATAAACAGGCAACTGGCCGCCGATTTAGGCGTCAATCTTGCCGACGTTGCCGAACTGCTATCCACCATGCTTGGCGGAAGCAATCCGGTGAATTTTAATTACGACGGACAGGCTTACAAAGTCATTTTGCAATTACAGCAGTCGCAACGAGCAGATACCTCCGTACTGAACAAGCTGTATGTGCAAAGTAATCGCGGCCGCATGATCCCGTTATCCTCCCTGATAAAAATCAACAACAGCATAGGTCCCGATACCTTGCCTCACCTTAACCGCATGCGATCAGCCAGCATCACTGCGGAATTAACACCGAATACCCGCACCAGCCAGGTTGTCCCTGTTGTAGAGCGTATTCTCAATGACAACTTGCCTGAGGATATCCAGTATCGCTTTACCGGTGCGGTAAAGGATTATCTGGAATCGTCAGGGAGCAGCCTGATTGCCTTTTTACTGGCCCTGCTTTTTATCTACCTGGTGCTGGCCGCGCAATTTGAGAGTTTTATTGACCCGTTAATTGTATTGTTAAGTGTGCCGCTATGCCTGGTGGGGGCCGTAGTCGCCCTTTATTGTTTTGGGGGCAGCCTGTCCATTTACAGTAATATCGGGATGGTGACTCTCATTGGTCTGGTAACCAAACACGGGATACTAATCACAGAATTTGCCAACCAGCAATTACAGCAGGGGCAATCGAAACGTAATGCCATTCTTCACAGTGCCAAGGTACGTCTTCGACCTATATTAATGACCACTCTGGCTATGATACTGGGCGCCCTTCCTTTGGCTATGGCTTTTGGCGCCGGGGCGGAAAGCCGTCAGCAATTAGGTATTGTCATTATCGGAGGGATGATCGTCGGCACTATTTTCTCCCTGTTTGTCGTTCCTTTCGCCTACCTGCTTTTGTCTCGCCGTAAAACCGGGACAGCACTCGTTACTGTCGTGAAAGCAGGACATCATACTCACCACGCGGCTGATAGAACCATCACCGGACGCTCATAA
- the metK gene encoding methionine adenosyltransferase has protein sequence MTDFHVFTSESVSEGHPDKIADQISDTILDAILTKDPHARVACETLVKTGMVLVGGEITTRAWVDVEDIVREVIKDIGYNSSDMGFDWASCAVLSAIGKQSPDIARGVDNQDTKILGAGDQGLMFGYASRETDVYMPAPIAYSHRLMMKQAQLRKEKKLPWLRPDAKCQLTLRYEQGEPVAVDTVVFSTQHSPDVSQNDLIEAVREEIIKPVLPAHWLTDVTRYFINPTGRFVIGGPLGDCGLTGRKIIVDTYGGMARHGGGCFSGKDPSKVDRSAAYAARHVAKNIVAAGIADKCELQVSYAIGVAEPTSISVETFGTGRLPSRTIIDLINTHFDLTPQGIIEHHDLLRPIYRQTAAYGHYGRENFPWERLDKVDVLKRAL, from the coding sequence GTGACCGATTTCCATGTGTTTACTTCAGAATCCGTTTCAGAGGGGCATCCGGATAAAATTGCGGATCAGATTTCCGACACCATACTGGATGCTATTTTAACGAAAGATCCTCATGCTCGCGTAGCTTGTGAAACGCTGGTAAAAACAGGCATGGTTCTGGTTGGAGGAGAAATAACAACCAGGGCATGGGTTGATGTGGAGGACATTGTCCGCGAGGTCATAAAAGACATTGGTTACAACAGTTCCGATATGGGATTTGACTGGGCTTCCTGCGCCGTTTTATCGGCCATTGGCAAGCAGTCGCCGGATATAGCCCGTGGTGTGGATAATCAAGACACTAAAATTCTCGGCGCCGGTGATCAGGGGCTGATGTTTGGCTATGCGAGCAGGGAAACCGACGTGTATATGCCTGCCCCTATTGCCTATTCTCATCGTTTGATGATGAAACAGGCTCAATTGCGTAAAGAAAAGAAATTGCCCTGGCTAAGGCCGGACGCCAAATGTCAATTGACCCTTCGCTACGAGCAGGGTGAGCCTGTTGCCGTCGATACGGTTGTATTTTCAACCCAGCATTCCCCGGACGTCAGCCAGAACGATTTAATAGAAGCGGTACGCGAGGAGATCATCAAACCGGTGCTGCCAGCCCATTGGCTCACCGACGTTACCCGATATTTTATCAACCCGACGGGACGTTTTGTCATTGGAGGCCCGCTGGGGGATTGTGGATTGACCGGCCGAAAAATTATTGTCGATACGTATGGCGGTATGGCCCGTCATGGCGGCGGCTGTTTTTCAGGCAAGGATCCGTCCAAGGTGGATCGCTCTGCCGCTTATGCCGCCCGACATGTCGCCAAGAACATCGTTGCCGCCGGTATTGCGGACAAATGCGAACTGCAGGTGTCGTACGCGATAGGAGTCGCTGAGCCTACTTCCATCAGTGTCGAGACGTTTGGTACCGGTCGATTACCTTCCCGAACCATCATTGATTTAATTAATACCCATTTTGACCTGACGCCTCAAGGCATTATTGAGCATCACGATTTATTGCGGCCTATCTACCGTCAAACGGCGGCTTATGGTCATTATGGGCGAGAAAATTTCCCCTGGGAACGCCTCGATAAAGTGGACGTGCTGAAAAGAGCGTTATAA
- a CDS encoding carboxypeptidase M32, whose product MNAYQQLEQHFKKYYDFANLAAIVSWDEETMMPVGGGQARAQALSTLSAVQHEWLTHKKVEDLIRRAQDMEELTLWQQRNLYWIEKQYRQATCIPAQLVEELTGTSLTCVQAWRELRAKNDWQTFKPYLKKLFEKVKVIAEIKSQLFQKSSLDVLIDEYSPDLDCKTITPVFNALKKEIPAILPNVIENQKNRDSKTISGHFSIDRQKQLGMDIMSHLGFDFDRGRLDVSHHPFCGGIASDVRLTTRYNEQEFLSSLMAINHETGHALYEQGLLKEWLMQPVGHSLGMAVHESQSLFMEMQICRSREFMDFLAPIAQKYFNDAQNITADNLFYHYTNVEPGLIRVDADEVTYPLHVILRYDIEQQLFAGEISIDDLPDVWDAGMQNYLGLSTKGNDKNGVMQDVHWPSGAFGYFPAYTFGALIAAQLFSAVKKSIPEIREHITHGEFKPLLAWLREHIHQKARLLPYQELLRQATGEELNPEHYLTHIRERYL is encoded by the coding sequence ATGAACGCGTACCAGCAACTGGAACAACATTTTAAAAAATATTATGACTTCGCAAATCTGGCTGCTATCGTATCCTGGGACGAAGAAACCATGATGCCCGTCGGCGGTGGTCAGGCACGGGCGCAAGCGCTGAGCACCTTAAGCGCCGTCCAACACGAATGGCTCACGCATAAGAAAGTAGAGGATTTAATCCGGCGAGCCCAAGATATGGAAGAACTAACCTTATGGCAGCAAAGAAACCTTTACTGGATTGAAAAGCAGTACCGCCAGGCAACGTGCATTCCGGCACAACTCGTTGAAGAACTGACCGGCACATCACTTACCTGCGTGCAGGCATGGCGGGAATTACGGGCAAAAAACGATTGGCAAACCTTCAAACCCTATTTAAAAAAATTATTTGAAAAAGTAAAAGTAATCGCGGAGATTAAATCACAGTTATTTCAGAAATCGTCCCTGGATGTTTTAATTGATGAGTATTCCCCGGATTTGGACTGCAAAACGATAACGCCTGTTTTTAATGCCCTGAAAAAAGAAATACCGGCCATACTCCCCAACGTCATTGAAAACCAGAAAAACCGTGACAGCAAAACCATTTCCGGTCATTTTTCTATCGACAGACAAAAACAACTGGGAATGGACATTATGTCTCATCTGGGTTTTGATTTTGACCGAGGCCGTCTGGATGTCAGCCATCACCCCTTCTGTGGCGGTATTGCAAGTGATGTCAGACTCACCACACGTTATAACGAACAGGAATTTTTATCGTCTTTAATGGCCATCAATCACGAAACCGGACATGCCCTGTATGAGCAAGGCTTGTTAAAAGAATGGCTTATGCAGCCTGTTGGCCACTCACTGGGCATGGCGGTACACGAAAGCCAATCCCTGTTTATGGAAATGCAAATTTGCCGCAGCCGGGAATTTATGGATTTCCTGGCCCCCATCGCCCAAAAATATTTTAACGATGCCCAAAACATTACCGCAGACAATCTCTTTTATCATTATACCAACGTCGAACCCGGTTTGATTCGAGTCGATGCCGATGAAGTAACTTATCCCCTGCACGTCATTCTGCGCTATGACATTGAACAACAACTGTTTGCTGGCGAAATAAGCATTGACGATTTACCGGATGTCTGGGATGCCGGCATGCAGAATTACCTGGGACTATCGACCAAAGGTAATGATAAAAATGGCGTGATGCAGGATGTTCACTGGCCTTCAGGGGCTTTCGGTTATTTTCCGGCCTACACCTTCGGAGCCTTAATCGCAGCCCAACTATTTTCAGCCGTCAAAAAATCAATTCCCGAGATCAGGGAACACATCACACACGGTGAATTCAAACCTTTGCTGGCCTGGTTAAGAGAGCATATTCACCAAAAAGCCCGATTGCTTCCCTATCAGGAGCTGTTGCGCCAGGCAACCGGTGAAGAACTGAATCCCGAGCATTATCTGACCCATATCAGGGAGCGTTATTTATGA
- a CDS encoding S8 family serine peptidase → MRGKSGLIGLAILSLAQGVMAAEFNKDIHVIVKFKKTTALLNAKQQLAHTIAVAPKTMQPMAGGFYTMTFSSQGVSKSLMKGQDATDWVVKQLRQNPAVQYAVKDRVGHFKPLPNPSQDDLLPPLSHELQWDEFSAPAGVMLESAPGLRDGAWAYTSGQASKPIVVAVLDTGVAFHPALADNLLKDESGAVWGWNFAGNNRDLRDETLSYHGTHVAGTIAAYSDVMSGVGEHLKILPIKVPDGSGMFYESQVINAIYWAVGGHVPGVPENPYPAKVLNMSFGVDERPGKEIDHCDEALQDALWFARKKGAVIAAAAGNDNRWEHYNAPAVCNGTMKVASTGPEGLRAYYSNYGPGVAYAAPGGDARYGKQGAILSTVNPGGGYQGSGYDFYQGTSMASPHAAGIAGLIYAVRDGDVSPEKVEQIMYATTHGFGISTDPNKSCVGNKPCGHGILDANNAVKAAVANYDVFFSAPTIDVLKLTSCVSHAFLAQESMTSSQGATWKRTGDATCQQETSYQQGYLTQEKDGNILAHYGEATYQLDTSLFRHCQVVGFDGVGCYR, encoded by the coding sequence ATGCGAGGTAAGTCAGGATTAATAGGGCTCGCTATTTTATCATTGGCACAAGGCGTGATGGCTGCCGAGTTTAATAAGGATATTCACGTCATTGTCAAATTTAAAAAAACTACCGCATTACTCAACGCCAAGCAGCAACTGGCTCATACGATCGCTGTGGCTCCGAAAACCATGCAACCGATGGCCGGTGGATTTTATACCATGACTTTTTCCAGTCAAGGCGTATCAAAATCTCTCATGAAAGGCCAGGACGCGACCGACTGGGTCGTGAAACAACTGCGTCAAAACCCGGCGGTACAATACGCCGTCAAGGATCGTGTGGGGCACTTTAAACCGCTGCCCAACCCAAGCCAGGACGATCTGCTACCACCTTTGTCCCATGAGCTGCAGTGGGATGAATTTTCTGCGCCGGCCGGGGTCATGCTGGAGTCGGCACCAGGGTTACGCGATGGGGCATGGGCGTATACGAGCGGTCAGGCGTCCAAACCGATTGTCGTGGCAGTGCTGGATACGGGGGTCGCCTTCCATCCCGCCCTGGCTGATAATTTACTGAAAGATGAATCAGGAGCTGTATGGGGATGGAATTTTGCGGGCAATAATCGTGATTTGCGCGATGAAACCTTATCCTATCACGGTACTCATGTCGCTGGTACGATTGCAGCGTATAGCGATGTCATGAGTGGCGTGGGCGAGCATTTGAAAATTTTACCGATTAAGGTACCTGACGGCAGCGGCATGTTTTATGAGAGTCAGGTGATTAACGCCATCTATTGGGCAGTTGGTGGCCATGTGCCTGGCGTGCCCGAAAATCCCTATCCGGCGAAGGTCTTGAATATGAGTTTTGGTGTCGACGAACGTCCGGGCAAGGAAATTGATCACTGCGATGAAGCGTTGCAGGACGCCCTCTGGTTTGCCAGAAAAAAAGGAGCGGTCATTGCCGCCGCCGCCGGCAATGACAACCGTTGGGAACATTATAACGCGCCTGCGGTCTGTAACGGTACCATGAAAGTAGCTTCAACCGGCCCTGAGGGGTTGCGCGCCTATTACTCCAATTATGGTCCGGGCGTTGCTTACGCCGCCCCAGGTGGTGATGCGCGTTACGGCAAGCAAGGCGCTATTTTATCGACGGTTAATCCGGGCGGCGGTTATCAAGGCTCGGGTTATGATTTTTACCAGGGCACCAGCATGGCTTCTCCGCATGCCGCAGGTATTGCAGGACTCATTTATGCCGTTCGCGATGGGGATGTTTCTCCGGAGAAAGTCGAACAGATTATGTATGCCACGACGCATGGCTTTGGGATCAGCACCGATCCGAATAAATCGTGCGTGGGCAACAAACCTTGTGGGCATGGTATTCTTGACGCGAATAATGCCGTAAAGGCTGCCGTGGCGAATTACGACGTGTTTTTCTCGGCTCCGACAATTGATGTCCTGAAATTAACATCCTGTGTCAGCCATGCTTTTCTTGCGCAGGAAAGCATGACAAGCAGTCAAGGAGCAACCTGGAAAAGAACCGGTGACGCAACTTGCCAGCAAGAGACTTCCTATCAGCAAGGATACCTCACTCAAGAGAAAGACGGGAACATTCTCGCGCACTACGGAGAGGCAACCTATCAACTGGATACGTCGTTGTTCAGACATTGTCAGGTGGTCGGTTTTGATGGGGTGGGTTGTTATCGGTAA
- the ahcY gene encoding adenosylhomocysteinase, whose amino-acid sequence MNTTIKTQQNTQDFKVADMSLADWGRKEIAIAETEMPGLMALREEFGHQQPLKGARIAGCLHMTIQTAVLIETLTALGAEVRWSSCNIFSTQDQAAAAIAATGVPVFAWKGESEEEYWWCVEQTLRGPNGWAPNLLLDDGGDLTQMLHEKYPELLKNIRGVSEETTTGVARLYEMAKRDELMVPAINVNNAVTKSKFDNLYGCRESLLDGLKRATDVMIAGKVVIILGYGDVGKGCAQALRGQGATVWISEIDPICALQAAMEGYRVVTLDDVADQIDIVVSATGNFHVVTHEHMLRMRNQAIVCNIGHFDSEIDIQSLRQYRWENIKPQVDHVVFPDGKRLIVLAEGRLVNLGCATGHPSFVMSASFTNQVLAQLELFHHGDQYERQVYVLPKHLDEKVARLHLGRIGAKLTELTQEQADYIGVPVDGPFKPDHYRY is encoded by the coding sequence ATGAATACTACTATCAAGACACAACAAAACACACAGGATTTTAAAGTAGCCGATATGTCCCTGGCCGACTGGGGGCGTAAGGAAATAGCCATTGCTGAAACTGAAATGCCCGGTTTGATGGCGTTGCGAGAGGAATTTGGCCATCAACAACCCCTGAAAGGGGCTCGAATTGCCGGTTGTCTGCACATGACCATTCAGACCGCGGTATTAATTGAGACATTGACTGCGCTGGGAGCCGAGGTCAGGTGGTCGTCCTGTAACATTTTTTCAACCCAGGATCAGGCTGCGGCCGCCATTGCAGCCACAGGTGTCCCTGTGTTTGCCTGGAAAGGAGAGAGCGAAGAGGAATACTGGTGGTGCGTGGAACAAACCCTGCGCGGTCCGAATGGCTGGGCGCCGAATCTTCTGCTGGACGACGGCGGTGATTTGACCCAGATGCTCCATGAGAAATACCCGGAGTTATTAAAAAATATCAGGGGTGTTTCCGAGGAAACCACAACCGGAGTAGCCCGATTGTATGAAATGGCAAAGCGTGATGAACTCATGGTTCCGGCCATTAATGTCAACAACGCGGTGACCAAATCAAAATTTGACAATCTGTATGGCTGCCGTGAATCGTTGCTGGATGGTTTGAAGCGTGCCACGGACGTTATGATTGCCGGTAAGGTCGTGATTATCCTGGGATATGGCGACGTCGGTAAAGGTTGCGCCCAGGCTTTGAGAGGACAGGGCGCAACCGTCTGGATCAGTGAAATCGATCCTATCTGTGCCTTGCAGGCCGCAATGGAAGGGTATCGTGTGGTGACGCTGGATGATGTGGCGGATCAGATAGACATCGTGGTGTCTGCAACCGGCAATTTCCACGTGGTTACGCACGAGCATATGTTACGCATGCGTAATCAGGCTATTGTTTGCAATATCGGACACTTTGATTCGGAGATTGATATTCAGAGTTTGCGTCAGTATCGTTGGGAAAATATCAAGCCGCAAGTGGATCACGTTGTATTCCCGGATGGAAAACGCCTGATTGTTCTGGCCGAAGGACGTCTTGTTAATCTGGGTTGTGCGACGGGACATCCAAGCTTTGTTATGTCCGCTTCTTTTACCAATCAGGTTCTGGCTCAACTGGAGTTGTTCCATCATGGTGATCAATACGAACGGCAAGTCTATGTATTACCCAAGCATCTGGATGAAAAAGTGGCTCGTTTACACCTTGGACGAATTGGTGCAAAATTAACTGAGTTAACTCAGGAACAGGCGGATTACATCGGTGTACCTGTTGATGGGCCTTTTAAACCGGATCATTATCGCTATTAA
- a CDS encoding efflux RND transporter periplasmic adaptor subunit — MKYRTIILLLPLMIIAFFSYSHFSHKSTPKPATTSNPVHVETSVVSEKVFAEQFETLGSLASIDNIDISSELAGQIVAIHFKPGEPVKKGKLLIQLDDTVLKSELATAKANLALSETNFKRTNELAKRGLASAQSKDQAVADLRDKQNRVKVNEAQLKKLSLRAPFSGTLGSRKVSIGQYVDIGQPLITLVANQRLRVEYSLPERFLSRLKVGQHVQISSDAFPGHTYDGIVNYIAPSIDKDTRTIAVEALIENKEQHLSPGLFVKVSHQIGKQKKRLFVPEESLIPTISGQRVFVIRDGRAVALRVETGAHYQAMTEINRGLKPDDVIIIRGQHKLKEGSHVITAGKEVS; from the coding sequence ATGAAATATCGCACTATTATCTTGCTTTTGCCACTCATGATCATAGCCTTTTTCAGCTATTCGCATTTTTCCCATAAAAGCACCCCCAAACCGGCAACCACCTCCAACCCTGTCCATGTGGAAACATCCGTAGTCAGTGAAAAAGTGTTTGCGGAACAGTTTGAAACCCTGGGTAGTCTGGCCAGTATTGATAATATTGACATCAGTTCCGAGCTGGCCGGACAAATTGTCGCTATTCATTTTAAACCGGGTGAACCGGTCAAAAAAGGGAAGTTGCTGATCCAACTGGACGATACGGTTCTGAAAAGCGAACTGGCCACCGCCAAAGCCAATCTGGCTTTAAGCGAAACCAATTTCAAGCGCACCAATGAACTGGCCAAGCGAGGCCTGGCCTCGGCGCAATCCAAGGATCAGGCTGTCGCTGATTTGCGAGACAAACAAAACCGCGTCAAAGTGAATGAGGCACAACTGAAAAAACTCAGTTTAAGGGCACCGTTTTCAGGTACGCTTGGCTCAAGAAAAGTCAGTATCGGTCAATACGTCGACATTGGGCAACCCTTGATTACCCTGGTAGCCAACCAACGCCTTCGCGTAGAATACAGCCTGCCGGAACGGTTTTTATCTCGTTTAAAAGTCGGCCAGCATGTTCAAATTTCTTCCGACGCCTTCCCCGGACATACCTACGATGGCATAGTCAATTACATCGCGCCGTCCATTGACAAGGACACCAGAACCATTGCCGTGGAAGCGTTGATAGAAAATAAGGAGCAACACCTGTCCCCGGGTTTGTTTGTGAAGGTCAGCCATCAGATAGGCAAACAAAAAAAACGTCTTTTCGTACCGGAAGAAAGCCTGATCCCGACCATCTCCGGACAACGGGTTTTTGTCATTCGCGATGGTAGGGCGGTCGCGTTACGGGTTGAAACAGGCGCGCATTATCAAGCCATGACGGAAATAAACCGCGGCCTCAAACCTGATGACGTGATCATTATCCGCGGCCAGCATAAACTCAAAGAAGGCAGTCACGTCATTACGGCCGGGAAGGAGGTGTCGTGA